One segment of Pyrococcus sp. ST04 DNA contains the following:
- a CDS encoding DUF523 domain-containing protein, protein MKLIVIAPCLITPFYVYRGPKEKEYMASLEIRKILLNLNDDWQILAYPCPEFILLKWPRPPMSKEVMEHLGMKKVVEDVADFIGRVISEEKPEAVIFVGVKGSPTCGVFHTTSSDPKEYPYQKVREFFYLSKSERLSNYKDVIKGGKLKVVKGRGLLFDEIFKRFQEVSETYWVEIDKDNIKDGIDKFRSLINALTNEPKN, encoded by the coding sequence ATGAAGCTGATCGTTATAGCTCCTTGTTTAATAACACCCTTTTACGTTTATAGAGGCCCAAAAGAGAAAGAGTATATGGCCTCACTTGAGATTAGAAAGATTCTTCTTAACCTCAACGATGACTGGCAGATTTTAGCATATCCATGTCCAGAGTTTATCCTCCTAAAATGGCCAAGGCCTCCTATGAGTAAGGAAGTCATGGAACACTTAGGAATGAAAAAAGTTGTTGAGGATGTTGCCGATTTTATAGGGAGAGTTATATCTGAGGAAAAGCCCGAGGCAGTAATTTTTGTAGGGGTTAAGGGTTCCCCTACCTGTGGCGTTTTTCATACTACGAGTAGCGATCCTAAGGAGTATCCATATCAAAAAGTTAGGGAGTTCTTTTATCTATCAAAATCAGAGAGGCTTAGTAACTATAAAGATGTCATCAAAGGAGGAAAACTAAAGGTGGTTAAAGGAAGAGGCCTCTTGTTTGATGAGATTTTTAAAAGATTTCAAGAGGTTAGTGAAACATATTGGGTTGAAATTGACAAGGATAATATTAAAGACGGGATAGATAAGTTTAGATCTTTAATCAACGCTCTCACAAATGAACCGAAAAACTAA
- a CDS encoding secondary thiamine-phosphate synthase enzyme YjbQ has protein sequence MMETIKITTNKEVEIVDITSKVREAVRKSGIENGVAVVFTRHTTTAIIINENESGLLKDLEKTLENLIPKGAGYMHDRIDNNAHSHLRGILLGTSVVIPIENGRLALGTWQSILFVELDGPRTREVYVKVCKC, from the coding sequence ATGATGGAAACAATAAAAATTACGACGAATAAGGAAGTGGAAATTGTAGACATAACTTCCAAGGTTAGAGAAGCCGTTAGGAAGTCGGGGATTGAAAATGGTGTAGCGGTTGTATTCACCCGACATACAACTACCGCCATCATAATCAATGAAAATGAGAGCGGATTATTGAAGGATTTAGAAAAGACACTTGAAAACCTAATTCCAAAGGGTGCAGGCTATATGCATGATAGAATAGACAACAACGCTCATTCACATCTTAGGGGAATTCTTCTTGGGACGAGCGTTGTTATTCCTATAGAAAATGGGAGACTGGCTCTGGGAACTTGGCAGAGTATACTCTTTGTAGAGCTCGACGGGCCAAGAACCAGGGAGGTTTATGTAAAAGTGTGCAAATGTTAG
- a CDS encoding sugar phosphate nucleotidyltransferase — MKAVILAGGFGTRLRPISSTRPKPMVPVLGKPNLQYILEALERVNEIDEVILSVHYMRGEIREFIQEKMQDYPKDIRFVNDPMPLETGGALKNVEDYVSDDFLVIYGDVFTNFDYSELIKAHKENDGLITVALTKVYDPERFGVVITDEEGKIVEFEEKPRKPKTNLVDAGIYVVNKDVLKEIPKNKEVYFEREILPKFVSQGVVYGYKMPKEYYWVDLGTPEDLFYAHQIALDELSRENGYLILGENVEIPEDVQVQGPVYIDNNAKIGHNVKIKAYTYIGPNTIIEDKAYLKRSILLGNDIIKERAELKDTILGEGVVVGKNVIVKENAVVGDYAKIYDNLVIYGAKILPWKKVEEYEAYIRIKLDPTKVRPELTPDRCPLGLPECIYKKFKAIAGEKPPCDECIENQWLF; from the coding sequence ATGAAAGCTGTGATCCTTGCGGGTGGTTTTGGGACTAGATTAAGGCCAATTTCTTCAACGAGACCAAAGCCAATGGTTCCCGTCCTTGGAAAGCCAAATCTCCAGTATATTCTTGAGGCCTTGGAGAGAGTTAATGAGATAGACGAGGTCATACTCTCAGTTCACTATATGAGGGGCGAGATAAGAGAGTTCATACAGGAAAAGATGCAGGATTATCCAAAGGACATAAGATTTGTCAATGACCCAATGCCATTAGAGACTGGAGGAGCCCTTAAGAATGTGGAGGATTACGTGAGTGACGACTTCCTAGTTATTTACGGTGACGTGTTTACAAACTTTGATTACTCGGAGCTAATAAAGGCCCATAAAGAAAATGACGGCTTGATCACAGTAGCTCTAACTAAGGTCTACGATCCCGAGAGATTCGGTGTTGTTATAACAGATGAGGAAGGAAAAATAGTAGAATTTGAAGAGAAGCCAAGAAAGCCAAAAACGAACCTTGTAGATGCAGGGATTTATGTAGTAAATAAGGATGTTCTTAAGGAAATTCCAAAGAACAAGGAAGTTTACTTTGAGAGGGAAATCCTTCCAAAATTCGTAAGCCAAGGAGTTGTTTACGGGTATAAGATGCCAAAAGAGTACTACTGGGTAGATCTAGGAACTCCGGAAGATCTGTTCTATGCTCATCAGATTGCTCTTGATGAACTTTCAAGAGAGAACGGATATCTTATATTAGGAGAAAACGTCGAAATACCAGAAGATGTTCAGGTTCAGGGTCCCGTTTACATAGACAACAACGCGAAAATAGGCCACAATGTTAAGATAAAGGCGTACACTTACATTGGGCCAAACACAATAATAGAAGACAAGGCCTACTTAAAGAGGTCAATACTTCTTGGAAACGACATAATAAAGGAGAGAGCTGAGCTCAAGGACACGATTCTGGGAGAAGGCGTTGTTGTAGGGAAGAACGTTATAGTTAAAGAAAATGCAGTAGTTGGAGACTATGCAAAGATATATGACAACTTGGTTATCTACGGGGCAAAGATACTCCCATGGAAGAAGGTTGAAGAATATGAGGCATACATCAGGATAAAGCTGGATCCAACGAAAGTAAGGCCAGAACTAACACCAGACAGATGTCCTCTGGGATTGCCAGAGTGTATCTATAAGAAGTTCAAGGCAATAGCTGGAGAAAAACCACCATGTGACGAATGTATCGAGAACCAGTGGCTCTTCTGA
- a CDS encoding cyclic 2,3-diphosphoglycerate synthase codes for MAEEKKRRRVVILGAAGRDFHNFNVFFRDNPEYEVVAFTATQIPDIEGRVYPPELAGELYPNGIPILPEDDLEKIIKEKDVDIVVFAYSDVSHEHVMHLASRAHSAGADFWLLGPKSTMLKSKKPVVAVTAVRTGCGKSQTSRKVAKLLQEMGFKVVAVRHPMPYGDLRKQVVQRFATFEDLDKYECTIEEREEYEPYLERGMVVYAGVDYEKILREAEKEADIILWDGGNNDFPFFEPDLWIVVTDPHRPGHELTHHPGETNFRSADVIIINKIDSAPPENIQKIRENIEKINPNAIVIEAASPIFVDKPELIKGKRVLVVEDGPTLTHGGMSFGAGYIAAKKYGAKEIVDPRPYAVGSIIDTYKKYPHLSNILPAMGYGKKQIKELEETINRADADVVIMGTPVDLRRFMNLNKPAVRVKYELEEIGTPKLKDVLEEWVKKCEKLKKKE; via the coding sequence ATGGCTGAGGAGAAAAAGAGGAGAAGGGTTGTCATTCTTGGTGCTGCTGGAAGAGACTTCCACAACTTCAACGTCTTCTTCAGGGACAATCCTGAGTATGAAGTGGTTGCATTTACTGCAACTCAGATTCCAGACATTGAGGGGAGAGTCTATCCACCAGAGCTTGCAGGTGAGCTCTATCCAAATGGTATTCCAATACTGCCAGAAGACGATCTTGAAAAGATAATAAAGGAAAAGGACGTTGACATAGTAGTATTTGCATACTCTGATGTTTCTCACGAGCACGTTATGCACCTAGCAAGCAGGGCTCATTCAGCTGGTGCGGACTTCTGGTTACTCGGTCCAAAGTCCACCATGCTTAAGAGCAAAAAGCCGGTTGTCGCCGTAACCGCTGTTAGAACTGGTTGCGGAAAGAGCCAGACCTCTAGGAAAGTCGCCAAGCTTCTCCAAGAGATGGGCTTCAAGGTCGTTGCAGTCAGACACCCCATGCCCTATGGAGACCTAAGGAAGCAGGTTGTTCAGAGGTTTGCAACGTTTGAAGACCTTGACAAGTACGAGTGTACTATCGAGGAGAGGGAGGAATACGAGCCTTATCTTGAGAGAGGAATGGTCGTCTACGCTGGAGTTGACTATGAGAAGATCCTAAGAGAGGCAGAGAAGGAAGCTGACATTATCCTATGGGACGGAGGTAACAATGACTTCCCATTCTTTGAGCCAGACCTCTGGATTGTTGTTACAGACCCACACAGGCCCGGACACGAGCTTACCCACCACCCAGGTGAGACAAACTTCAGGAGTGCAGATGTGATAATCATAAACAAGATTGACTCTGCTCCACCGGAGAACATACAGAAGATCAGGGAGAACATAGAGAAGATAAATCCAAATGCAATCGTCATCGAGGCAGCGTCACCAATATTCGTTGACAAGCCTGAACTCATAAAGGGCAAGAGAGTTCTTGTTGTTGAAGATGGTCCAACCCTTACACACGGTGGAATGAGCTTTGGAGCAGGGTACATTGCAGCTAAGAAGTATGGAGCAAAGGAAATCGTAGATCCAAGACCATACGCAGTTGGTTCAATAATTGACACATACAAGAAGTATCCACACCTCAGCAACATCCTACCAGCAATGGGTTACGGCAAGAAGCAGATCAAGGAGCTTGAGGAGACTATCAATAGGGCCGATGCAGATGTTGTCATAATGGGAACTCCTGTTGACCTCAGAAGATTCATGAACCTTAACAAGCCTGCCGTCAGGGTTAAGTATGAGCTAGAAGAAATTGGAACTCCCAAGCTCAAGGATGTTCTGGAAGAGTGGGTTAAGAAGTGCGAGAAGCTAAAGAAGAAGGAGTGA
- a CDS encoding HypC/HybG/HupF family hydrogenase formation chaperone, whose amino-acid sequence MCLAVPGKVVEIRGNVGIVDFGGIKREVRLDLLTDVKVGDYVIVHTGFAIEKLNEERAREILEAWEEVFSALGGE is encoded by the coding sequence ATGTGCCTAGCCGTTCCAGGGAAAGTTGTTGAAATTCGAGGGAACGTTGGGATAGTAGACTTTGGGGGAATCAAGAGAGAAGTTAGGCTGGATCTACTCACAGACGTTAAAGTTGGGGATTACGTTATAGTTCACACAGGGTTTGCAATAGAAAAGCTCAATGAAGAAAGAGCAAGAGAAATCCTCGAAGCATGGGAGGAAGTATTTTCTGCTCTTGGAGGTGAGTAA
- the aor gene encoding aldehyde ferredoxin oxidoreductase, translated as MYGYWGKILRVNLSDGTIKEETFDEKFAKKWLGTRGFGIYFLLKEMDPKVDPFSPENKLIFATGPLTGTSAPTGGRYMVITKSPLTGYIAMANSGGYFGAELKFAGWDAIIIEGKADHPVYLYINEENVEIRDASHVWGKVVSETEAKLKEEVGDKNVQIASIGPAGENKVRFAAVMNNGHRAAGRGGVGAVMGSKNLKAIVVRGRKRVEIADKGKFMEVVREKIEKLRNDPVAGGGLPKYGTAVLVNIINENGLYPTRNFQTGVFKYAYEQSGEAMAAKYLIRNKPCFACPIGCGRVNKLPTLGETEGPEYESTWALGANLGINDLASIIEANHLADEYGMDTISLGGTLATAMELYERGLLKQEDIGGDNVPPFRFGNTEVLHYWIEKIAKREGFGDILAEGGYRLAEKFNGLEYFMGVKKQELPAYDPRGAEGHGLGYATNNRGGCHIKQYMISPEILGYPYKMDPHDISDEKVKMVILFQDLTALIDAAGLCLFTTFGLGADDYRDMLNAALGWDFSTDDYLKIGERIWNAERLFNLKAGLDPLKEDTLPKRLLEEPMPEGPHKGHVVRLKEMLPRYYKFRGWTEDGRIPEEKLKELGLEEFI; from the coding sequence ATGTACGGATACTGGGGCAAAATTTTGAGAGTTAACCTTTCTGACGGTACAATTAAAGAAGAGACCTTCGACGAGAAGTTCGCCAAGAAGTGGCTTGGTACAAGAGGTTTTGGAATTTACTTCCTCCTAAAGGAGATGGATCCAAAGGTTGATCCATTTAGCCCCGAAAATAAGTTAATCTTTGCCACAGGCCCACTAACAGGAACCTCAGCTCCAACCGGTGGAAGATATATGGTTATAACTAAAAGCCCACTAACCGGTTATATTGCTATGGCTAATTCCGGCGGATACTTTGGGGCTGAATTAAAGTTCGCCGGTTGGGATGCAATAATCATCGAAGGAAAGGCAGATCATCCCGTGTATCTCTATATAAACGAGGAAAATGTTGAGATTAGAGATGCCTCCCATGTGTGGGGTAAAGTTGTAAGCGAAACTGAAGCAAAGCTAAAGGAAGAAGTTGGCGACAAAAACGTCCAAATAGCATCAATAGGGCCAGCAGGTGAAAATAAGGTAAGATTTGCAGCAGTAATGAACAATGGACACAGAGCCGCTGGAAGAGGTGGAGTTGGAGCAGTAATGGGAAGCAAGAATCTTAAGGCAATCGTAGTTAGGGGAAGGAAGAGGGTCGAGATTGCAGATAAAGGTAAGTTTATGGAAGTAGTTAGGGAGAAAATCGAAAAATTAAGAAATGATCCTGTCGCCGGAGGAGGCCTTCCAAAGTACGGAACCGCTGTTTTGGTTAACATAATAAATGAAAATGGACTCTATCCAACAAGAAACTTCCAAACGGGAGTGTTTAAGTATGCCTATGAACAGAGCGGTGAAGCTATGGCGGCAAAATACCTAATAAGGAATAAACCATGCTTTGCATGTCCAATTGGATGTGGAAGAGTGAACAAACTTCCAACCCTCGGAGAAACTGAAGGACCTGAGTATGAGAGCACTTGGGCACTCGGTGCAAATCTAGGAATTAACGACCTCGCATCTATCATAGAAGCAAACCACCTTGCAGACGAGTATGGAATGGATACGATAAGCCTTGGTGGAACACTAGCTACTGCAATGGAACTTTATGAGAGAGGCCTACTAAAACAAGAGGACATAGGAGGGGATAACGTCCCACCTTTCAGATTTGGAAACACGGAAGTCCTACACTACTGGATCGAGAAAATTGCTAAGAGAGAAGGATTCGGAGATATTCTGGCGGAAGGAGGATATAGGCTAGCTGAAAAGTTCAACGGGCTCGAATACTTCATGGGAGTTAAAAAGCAAGAGCTTCCGGCATACGACCCAAGAGGTGCAGAGGGACACGGGCTTGGATATGCAACTAACAACAGAGGTGGTTGTCACATCAAGCAGTACATGATAAGTCCAGAGATCCTTGGTTATCCGTACAAGATGGATCCACACGACATAAGCGACGAGAAAGTCAAAATGGTAATACTGTTCCAGGACCTAACGGCCCTAATTGATGCCGCCGGACTATGTCTATTTACGACGTTTGGACTTGGAGCTGACGACTACAGAGACATGCTAAACGCAGCACTCGGATGGGACTTCTCTACAGATGACTACCTCAAGATTGGAGAGAGGATCTGGAATGCAGAGAGGTTGTTTAACCTTAAGGCAGGCCTAGATCCACTTAAAGAGGACACACTACCAAAGAGGCTACTCGAAGAGCCAATGCCTGAAGGTCCTCACAAGGGCCACGTGGTTAGGCTCAAGGAAATGCTACCAAGGTACTACAAGTTCAGAGGCTGGACAGAAGATGGAAGAATTCCAGAAGAAAAGCTCAAAGAACTTGGACTTGAGGAGTTCATCTGA
- the hypD gene encoding hydrogenase formation protein HypD, producing MLEKFRDKTIAQRIVKKIHEEAKGLDELRFMHVCGTHEDTVTRAGIRSLLPENVKIMSGPGCPVCITPVEDIVKMMEIMREAREEGEEIILTTFGDMYKIPTPMGSFADLKSEGFDVRIVYSIYDSYKIAKANPNKLVVHFSPGFETTTAPTAGMLNTVVEEGLENFKIYSVHRLTPPAVEALVRAGTRFHGLIDPGHVSTIIGVKGWAHITEKYGIPQVVAGFEPVDILLAILALIRMVKNGEAKIINEYTRVVKWEGNLKAQKIVEKFFEIRDAKWRALGVIPESGLELRKEWRDLEIRTYYDPEVPRLPDLEKGCLCGAILRGLALPPQCPHFGKTCTPKHPIGPCMVSYEGTCSIFYKYGALF from the coding sequence ATGCTGGAGAAATTTAGGGATAAAACCATTGCCCAGAGAATCGTGAAGAAAATACATGAAGAGGCAAAAGGTCTTGATGAGCTAAGATTTATGCACGTTTGTGGAACACATGAAGATACCGTAACCAGAGCTGGAATAAGGTCACTACTCCCAGAAAATGTGAAGATAATGAGTGGCCCTGGTTGCCCTGTGTGTATAACTCCCGTTGAAGATATCGTCAAGATGATGGAAATAATGAGAGAAGCCAGAGAAGAGGGTGAGGAAATTATTTTGACGACATTTGGAGATATGTATAAGATACCAACTCCAATGGGAAGCTTTGCAGATTTAAAAAGCGAAGGGTTTGATGTAAGGATTGTATACTCAATATACGACTCTTATAAAATAGCTAAGGCCAACCCAAACAAGCTTGTTGTTCATTTCTCTCCTGGATTCGAAACGACAACAGCCCCCACGGCTGGAATGCTAAATACTGTTGTTGAAGAGGGTTTAGAAAACTTCAAGATATACTCTGTTCATAGGTTAACTCCTCCGGCAGTAGAGGCACTAGTAAGAGCAGGGACGAGATTTCATGGGTTAATAGATCCTGGCCACGTTTCAACAATAATTGGTGTGAAGGGTTGGGCTCACATAACTGAAAAGTACGGAATACCCCAAGTTGTTGCTGGGTTTGAACCTGTGGATATATTATTGGCGATTCTTGCCCTCATAAGAATGGTCAAGAATGGAGAGGCTAAAATAATCAACGAGTACACCAGAGTCGTTAAGTGGGAGGGCAATTTGAAAGCCCAAAAAATTGTAGAAAAGTTCTTTGAGATTAGAGATGCAAAATGGAGGGCTCTTGGAGTTATCCCAGAAAGTGGGCTTGAACTTAGAAAAGAGTGGAGAGATCTCGAGATAAGAACCTACTATGACCCAGAAGTTCCCAGGTTGCCAGATCTCGAAAAAGGTTGCCTGTGCGGAGCTATTCTCAGAGGACTAGCTCTTCCGCCACAGTGCCCGCACTTTGGTAAAACATGTACTCCAAAACATCCGATCGGACCATGTATGGTATCCTATGAGGGAACGTGCTCGATATTCTACAAATACGGTGCCCTCTTTTGA